TGGTTCAAAATAATCTGCTACAAGACTATATATTCCAGGAGGTGCTGCATCATCAATTGTTGTAAGAATTCTAGTTATGAAAAATTGAGAGAAAACTCTAGATAATGCATTAATCCATGTTGTTGATCCCCATATTAATGCTGCAAGTGAAATAAGAAGTTTTCTTGAGTATTTATCATATAAAAATCCCCATAAAGGATAAAGTAGAGTAGCTGCGAATAATGATATTGAAAAAAGAAAACCCATAGTAGCATAATCTACTTTAAATTCTTCAATTAATTGAGGATTCACTGCAGAAATAATAAATAAGTCTGCTGAATGAAATGTAAGAAATAGAAAGAGGACTATCACTACAAACCATTGATACCTTTTCCTTAACATAAAAATATTTTTTAAAATAGAATATATAAAATTTTCTTTATTTTAAAAAATTTAAATTCTCTAAATCCATATATATTATAGAATAAAGAGGTAGAATAATTTTGTCTATTCAATATGTAGAAAATAGTTTTAGAAAAATTGATGAAAAAACTATAGAATTTAAAATAAAAAATATGGTAGGATCAGGAAGAGCAAGCATATCTCCAAGAATATTCATTGATAACAAAGATGTGACTGAAAGAGCTAGTATGAAAATAAGAGAAGAAGATTTTAAAAAAATAGAACAAAAAATGGATTTAGATGCTCGTTATGGTGATGAAATAGCAATAAGAGTAGATTTGGATGAAAAAATTGAGCCAGGAACACATAATATAAAAGCTCAAATAGAGATTAATTGGCCTATATGGATTACTCTTAAATCAGAATTTAAAGTAAAAGTATAAATAATTAAGATAATTAAAAATGCTTTTTTTATCTAAAGTGCTTTTCCATTTCTTTATTCTCAGGAATTGAAAGTATAGCATTAATAACATTTTCAATTTGTTTATTAGATTTCGTTCTTGGATCAACTATTAACCAATCAAACAATAGTTGTTTTCCGCCTTCAAGAAATGCTTCAATAGCCCATTCCATTCTTTGAATTCTTGGATAAATAACAAAATTCATTATTCTTTTAGGTAGATTTTTATTTCCTATTCTATGAATTCCTTTTCTATTTATTAAAGCAGGTATTTCAACAACTATATCATCTCTTATACCATCTATAGCTCCTTTATTCATAACATTTACTTGATATAATCCTTCTTTATCATTTGCTATAGAATCTATTATAGGTATTACAGATTCATCACTTCTTTTTGATGGGAATATATCAATTAATGGTTTTTGTGCATTTTCTAAAGCATCTTTAATCCTATTCATATTTCTTTCTTCCATATCTAAATAAAATTTCCATCCTATTTCAGAATCGAAGCCACCTGATGCTCCATACCATTTTTTCTTTGCTCTAAAATTCCAATGATATTTCCAAGTACCACTTCTTACAGTATCTCCAATTGGAAATAAACCATATCTTTTGTACATATCAATTGCAGCAGGAGATAATTGCACATCTAAAGGGAAAATCTTTGATGATTCATACCATTTTTTAAAATAATTTTTATAATCTTTTTCAATCCATTCATTAAGAATAGGATATGCATTTTCACCTTTATAATTAAACTTAGTCATCCATATTACATGATTAAGTCCTATTGATTCTATTTCTAAATCTTTTTCATTCAAATTTAATATTCCAATTATTTCTCTATAACCAAGATGCCCATGACAAAGCCCTATCACTTTTACTTTAGTTTCTCTACTAATTAATGTTGTAAGTTCGAATACTGGATTTGCTAATTGCAATAACCAAGCATTTGGACTTAATTCTTCAATATCTCTTGCAATATCCATAGCTAATTTAAATTGATAATACCCCCAAATTGTATGATAATCTGATACCATATTCCATTCTGTGCTATTTATTCCTCTATAATAACCATATTTTTCAGAAATTTCTCTCATTTTTTCATAATATTGATGGCCACCAACCATAGCCATGTTTATTACAAAATCAGCATCTTTTATTACTTCTTTTCTATCTAAAGTTTTCTCAAATTTTAAATTAGCTTTACGTTCAAATGCATATCTTCTAGCAAAATCATAAATAGTATTTAAGCGTTCTTCATTAATATCCATTAATGAAATAGTGCTACTATGTAATTCAGGTGTCATACATAAGTCATGAATAATTGTAGAACTCCAAGCAAGACTTCCAGCACCTATAATAGCTATCTTAATTTTTAATCACCTCATTTTATAATATACTTAAGAATGTATTTTTAAATCTTTTTCTAAATAAATTTTTATATTCTTCATTTTCTTTCCTTTTAATATTTAATAATGATTATTAAGCATCTTTAATTTTATAAAAGACGAAAATACTATTGAAAGAAATTCTTTACGAACTTTATATTGAGAATAAAATAAAATTCAATTGGATAAATTATTATTTGGATTAAAGATTAAATTTTATGTTTCAATCACTTCTTTAATTGTTTTTAAAAGATACCCTAATTTTTCAATATTTAATAATTTTTTAAATTCCTTTTAAAATTTCTAAATTTCTTAATATTAATCCTCTTTTAAAAATAAAGAAAAATTGTAAATGAGTTAGGAATAATTAGATATTATAAAACTGCTAAAAAAAGCTTGCTTAAATTTTTTAAAGATAATTTTAAAGATAAATTATATAAATTACTAATGAGTATTTTTTATAAGAAAAGGTATAAAAATCAAAGTGTAGAGAATGAAAAGAAGAAAAATTGAAGAAATAAAGAATATTCTAAAAGAGCATAAAGAAGAATTAAAGAAAAAATATGGAGTAAAAGAGATCGGTATTTTCGGATCTTATGTTAAAGGTAAGAATAGAGAATCAAGTGATCTTGACATTCTTATAGAATTTGAAGAATTTGCAAAAATTGATCTTATAAAATTTATAGAAATTGAAAATTATTTATCAGAAATTTTAGGAATAAAGGTTGATCTTGTGGATAAAACTACTTTAAAGCCAGCAATAGGAAAGCACATTTTACAAGAAGTGATTTATTTGTGAAAAGAGAAATTAAGGATTATATCATTGACATTATTGATTCTATGAATAAAGCTATAAAATTCATAGAAGGAATGTCTTATGAGCAATTTATTCAAGATGATAAAACAGTTTTTGCAGTTGTGAGAGCTCTCGAAATCATAGGTGAAGCTATTAAGAAAATTCCTGAAGAAATAAGAACAAGATATCCAGAAATTCCTTGGAAAGGGATGGCAAGAATGAGAAATAAAGTTATTCATGAATATTTTGGCGTAAATTTAAAGTATATTTGGGCAACAGTAAAAGAAAGAATTCCAGAAATTAAGCCGATGTTTGAGAAAATTTTAAGAGATTTAGAAAGTTAATTTCTTTTCTTTCTATTTTTATATTCTTTAAAATATGGTTTTAATGAGGCAATTAATAAAGCAATCGTAGGATATAATTTTCCTCCTGTAATTTTCATTAATTCTTCAATTCTTGTTTTCTTACCGTAACAGCTTCAAATTGTTTTAAAGATGGTAATACTTGTTTTAATATTTCACATCCTGTTATACTAATTATTGCATTAATATCTTTTTCACTATCATTCATCATGAATAGTTTTGTTCCTGCATTTCCAATAATAGAAGGATCAGAATCATAAATTAATTAAGAAGGTAATTTTCTACTTTCTCTCATTATTGTATTTATAGAAAATTGTAACATTTTTAGAAAACAGATTATTATATAAGCCCCGACCGGGATTTGAACCCGGGACCCTCGGCTATCTTAAATTGTACAAGGCCGATGCTCCGACCAGCTGAGCTATCGGGGCATTAACATTTTTAATTTAAAAAAGAAATATTTATTTTTATATAAATATTTTTATTGCTTAACCTTTTTTTATTTATTTTTTATTTTCTTTATTCTTAAAATTTAGAAATATTTTCTCTCTTTTATATGTGATAATTTCATATTTTTAGAAAAAATAAGAAAAAGAAAAAAGCTTTTAATGAATTTTTAAGAATTAATGATAAAAAGAAAAATATAATTAAAAAATGATTTAACATAAATAGTTTTATATTGTTAAAGATTTCATTATAATCGTTCTTGAGGAGTGTAAAGAATTGAGTAGGGTAGAAGTTAAAGTTGAGAAAGTTATTAAAAGAGATGGAAGAATAGTAGATTTTGATGCTACAAGAATAGAGAATGCTATTAGAAAAGCAATGCTAGCAACAAATTCATATAATAAAGAAATACTTGAAAAAGTTATTTCATATATTCTTTTAATTATTAATGAAAAATATAAAGAGAGATATCCTCATGTAGAAGAAATACAAGATATAGTTGAATTTTCTTTAATGAAATATGGATTATTTGAAACTGCTAAAGCTTATGTTCTATATAGAAAAGAAAGAGAAAGAATAAGAGAAGAGAAAAAGAAAATTCTTCAAAAAACTGAAGTTGATGAAGTTGATAAAAATTTTTCAATTAATGCATTAAGAATATTATCTTCAAGATATCTTCTTAGAGATGAAGAAGGAAAAATAATAGAGTCTCCTAAACAATTATTTCAAAGAGTTGCAGCATTAATAATTATTCCAGACATACTATACGATTCAAGAATTTTTGATAAAAATGGTTCACAAAAAATACATGAAAAAGAAGATTTTAACCCAGAAGAATATGAATTTAAAATTGGATTAAAAGAAATTAAATGGAATAGATGGCATTTAGAAAGAATGAAGAATCTTTACGATGAATTAAATTCTCAAAGAAAAATGAAAGTAGGTTGGAAGAAATTTTTGAAAATGCTTGAAAATGGAGAATTTGATAATTATTATGAAAAATTCATGGAATATTATAGAATTATGGTTGAGAAAAAATTTATGCCAAATTCACCAACATTATTCAATGCAGGTGCAAGATTAGGTCAGCTTTCTGCATGCTTTGTTTTAGACATAGATGATAATATAGAATCTATAATGGAAACTGTTAAGGAAGCATCTATAATTTTCAAAACTGGTGGAGGAGTTGGAATAAATTATTCAAAATTAAGACCTGAAGGAGATGTTGTTGCTTCTACAAGTGGTACTGCTTCTGGACCATGTAGCTTTATGAGAATAATAGATGTAACAACTGATGTTATAAAACAAGGTGGGAAGAGACGAGGAGCAAATATGGGAATATTAAATGCATCACATCCAGAAATTGAAAAATTTATAACATTAAAAACGACTGAAGGGGTATTAGAGAATTTTAATATTTCTGTTGCATTAGATAAAGATTTTTGGGATGCATATGAAAAAGATGAACCATATTTTTTAATTAATCCAAGAAATGGAAAAAGTGTTAAAAAAATAGATCCTAAACATTTATTAGAAATAATTGCTTTATCTGCATGGAAAACAGCCGATCCAGGAGTATTATTTTTAGACAATATAAATAAAAGAAATATTTTAAAGAAAGCTAGAGGAGAAATAACAGCAACTAATCCATGTGGAGAACAGCCTTTATATCCATATGAATCTTGCAATTTAGGGTCTATTAATTTATATGCTTTTATAAAGAGAGATATCGAAGGAAATGTAGAATTTGATTGGAAAGAATTAGAAAAAACAATAAAAATTGCTATTGATTTTTTGGATAATGTAATAGATGTTAATAAATACCCTCTTAAGAAAATAGAAGAAAAAACTAAAGAATCTAGAAAAATAGGTTTAGGAATGATGGGGTTGGCTGATACATTATTTGCATTAAAAATTCCATATAATAGTGAAGGAGGATTTGAATTTATGAGAAAAATAACCGAATTTATTGATTATTATGCATATATTCAATCAATAGAAAAGGCAAAAGAAAGGGGAGCATTTCCATTATTTGAAAAAAGTAACTATGTAGATGGAGAAATGCCAGTTGAAGGATTTTATCATAAAGATGTTTGGAATTTTGATTGGAATAAAATAATTGAAGATATAAAAAAATATGGTGTTAGAAATTCAAATTTAACATCTATTGCTCCGACAGGTACTATATCTATGATAGTTGATGCATCTTCTGGTTTAGAACCTCAATTTGCTTTAATATTTGAAAAAACAGTCACTCTTGGAAAATTCTATTATGTAAATCAAGAACTTGAAATACAATTGAGAGAAAGAGGACTTTATGATGAAAAAATAATTGAAAAAATTGCTGAAAATGGAGGATCAATACAAGAAATAGATGAAATACCTGAAGATTTAAAGAAAGTTTTTGTTACTGCATATGATATTCCATGGTGGGACCATATAAGAGCTCAATATGAGATAGGACTCTGGGTTGATGCTGGAATAAGTAAAACAATAAATATGGCAAATTGGGTAAGCGTAGAAGATGTTAAGAATGCTTATCTTTTTGCTTATAAATTGGGATTAAAAGGAATAACAATTTATAGAGATGGATCTAAAACAAAACAAGTTTTAACAACTCCTACTCAAAGAAGAGGAAAATATTTAAAAATTGTTGAAAATAAAACAATCGATATGCTTAATAAATATGGAATTAAAGTAACTATTGAAGAAAAAGAAGAAAAAATAAATTCTCTTCCATTCCTTAAAATGGATATGCCTAAGTTTGATCTTTTACCAAAAGAATCGAAGAAAAAAGCAAAGAGAGAAGCTTGTCCTATGTGTCAAAGTCAAAGCT
The Nitrososphaerota archaeon DNA segment above includes these coding regions:
- a CDS encoding adenosylcobalamin-dependent ribonucleoside-diphosphate reductase, producing MSRVEVKVEKVIKRDGRIVDFDATRIENAIRKAMLATNSYNKEILEKVISYILLIINEKYKERYPHVEEIQDIVEFSLMKYGLFETAKAYVLYRKERERIREEKKKILQKTEVDEVDKNFSINALRILSSRYLLRDEEGKIIESPKQLFQRVAALIIIPDILYDSRIFDKNGSQKIHEKEDFNPEEYEFKIGLKEIKWNRWHLERMKNLYDELNSQRKMKVGWKKFLKMLENGEFDNYYEKFMEYYRIMVEKKFMPNSPTLFNAGARLGQLSACFVLDIDDNIESIMETVKEASIIFKTGGGVGINYSKLRPEGDVVASTSGTASGPCSFMRIIDVTTDVIKQGGKRRGANMGILNASHPEIEKFITLKTTEGVLENFNISVALDKDFWDAYEKDEPYFLINPRNGKSVKKIDPKHLLEIIALSAWKTADPGVLFLDNINKRNILKKARGEITATNPCGEQPLYPYESCNLGSINLYAFIKRDIEGNVEFDWKELEKTIKIAIDFLDNVIDVNKYPLKKIEEKTKESRKIGLGMMGLADTLFALKIPYNSEGGFEFMRKITEFIDYYAYIQSIEKAKERGAFPLFEKSNYVDGEMPVEGFYHKDVWNFDWNKIIEDIKKYGVRNSNLTSIAPTGTISMIVDASSGLEPQFALIFEKTVTLGKFYYVNQELEIQLRERGLYDEKIIEKIAENGGSIQEIDEIPEDLKKVFVTAYDIPWWDHIRAQYEIGLWVDAGISKTINMANWVSVEDVKNAYLFAYKLGLKGITIYRDGSKTKQVLTTPTQRRGKYLKIVENKTIDMLNKYGIKVTIEEKEEKINSLPFLKMDMPKFDLLPKESKKKAKREACPMCQSQSLVYHESCVTCMNCGWSECVEA
- a CDS encoding DUF86 domain-containing protein, translated to MKREIKDYIIDIIDSMNKAIKFIEGMSYEQFIQDDKTVFAVVRALEIIGEAIKKIPEEIRTRYPEIPWKGMARMRNKVIHEYFGVNLKYIWATVKERIPEIKPMFEKILRDLES
- a CDS encoding alpha-glucosidase/alpha-galactosidase, whose protein sequence is MKIAIIGAGSLAWSSTIIHDLCMTPELHSSTISLMDINEERLNTIYDFARRYAFERKANLKFEKTLDRKEVIKDADFVINMAMVGGHQYYEKMREISEKYGYYRGINSTEWNMVSDYHTIWGYYQFKLAMDIARDIEELSPNAWLLQLANPVFELTTLISRETKVKVIGLCHGHLGYREIIGILNLNEKDLEIESIGLNHVIWMTKFNYKGENAYPILNEWIEKDYKNYFKKWYESSKIFPLDVQLSPAAIDMYKRYGLFPIGDTVRSGTWKYHWNFRAKKKWYGASGGFDSEIGWKFYLDMEERNMNRIKDALENAQKPLIDIFPSKRSDESVIPIIDSIANDKEGLYQVNVMNKGAIDGIRDDIVVEIPALINRKGIHRIGNKNLPKRIMNFVIYPRIQRMEWAIEAFLEGGKQLLFDWLIVDPRTKSNKQIENVINAILSIPENKEMEKHFR
- a CDS encoding nucleotidyltransferase family protein, with protein sequence MKRRKIEEIKNILKEHKEELKKKYGVKEIGIFGSYVKGKNRESSDLDILIEFEEFAKIDLIKFIEIENYLSEILGIKVDLVDKTTLKPAIGKHILQEVIYL